A section of the Anabaena cylindrica PCC 7122 genome encodes:
- a CDS encoding LLM class flavin-dependent oxidoreductase: MSAKRQFRLGAFIQATGHHISAWRHPNTQIDAGLNFEHYKEITQTAERGLFDAVFLADSPGIWGGSPETQIRNGKIAHFEPVTLFSALSSVTKNIGFISTASTTYEEPYTLARKFASLDHLSKGRAGWNVVTTGNENAAANFGLEHHPEHSQRYERAEEFVEVVQGLWDSWEDDAFIRDRESGVYFDADKLHTLNHKGKHFSVRGPLNVSRPPQGYPVIVQAGASEPGRDLAARTAEVIFTANQTLADAQEFYADVKGRLAKYDRSPDDLKIMPGAFPIIGRTEEEAQEKYEFLQSLIHPDVAWGILRNYYKGVDLSQYSFDDLAPELPSDTNNNKSRLKLVTDLATRGSLTLRQLYLSLATARGHRTILGTPEAIADQLEEWFINGAADGFNIMPPILPTGLDEFVNLVIPVLQKRGLFRTEYEGSTLRENLGLRRPVNRFAVKQQEKTLAFA, from the coding sequence ATGAGTGCAAAACGTCAGTTTCGGTTAGGTGCATTTATTCAAGCTACTGGTCATCATATTTCTGCTTGGCGACACCCCAATACACAAATAGATGCAGGTTTGAATTTTGAGCATTACAAAGAAATTACTCAAACTGCGGAACGGGGGTTATTTGATGCGGTTTTTCTAGCAGATAGTCCAGGAATTTGGGGTGGTTCTCCTGAAACTCAAATTCGTAATGGGAAAATAGCTCATTTTGAGCCTGTTACTCTATTTTCTGCCTTATCCTCTGTCACCAAAAACATCGGTTTTATTTCCACTGCTTCTACTACCTATGAAGAACCGTACACATTGGCACGGAAGTTTGCATCCCTAGACCATTTGAGTAAGGGACGTGCGGGATGGAATGTAGTGACTACAGGGAATGAAAATGCGGCGGCTAATTTTGGACTGGAACATCATCCAGAACACAGCCAACGTTATGAACGGGCTGAAGAGTTTGTGGAAGTGGTGCAAGGATTGTGGGATAGTTGGGAAGATGATGCCTTCATTCGTGATCGAGAATCTGGTGTTTATTTTGATGCTGATAAACTGCACACATTAAATCATAAAGGCAAACATTTTTCTGTTAGGGGTCCTTTAAATGTAAGCCGTCCACCCCAAGGCTACCCAGTCATTGTTCAAGCCGGCGCTTCTGAACCAGGAAGAGATTTAGCTGCTCGTACTGCTGAGGTAATTTTTACAGCTAATCAAACCTTAGCTGATGCTCAGGAATTTTATGCAGATGTCAAAGGGCGGCTGGCGAAATACGATCGCTCCCCCGATGATCTCAAAATCATGCCCGGTGCTTTTCCCATCATCGGACGAACTGAAGAAGAAGCTCAGGAAAAATACGAGTTTCTGCAATCTTTAATTCATCCCGATGTAGCTTGGGGAATCCTCAGAAATTATTACAAAGGTGTGGATTTATCACAATACTCCTTTGATGATTTAGCACCGGAATTGCCTAGTGATACTAACAATAATAAAAGTCGCTTGAAACTGGTCACAGATTTGGCTACTCGCGGTAGTCTTACCCTACGTCAATTGTACCTATCTTTGGCAACAGCACGGGGTCATCGTACCATTTTGGGTACTCCTGAAGCGATCGCTGATCAATTAGAAGAATGGTTTATCAATGGTGCGGCGGATGGTTTCAATATTATGCCACCGATCCTACCTACAGGGTTGGATGAGTTTGTCAACTTAGTCATTCCTGTTTTGCAAAAACGTGGATTATTCCGCACTGAATATGAGGGTAGTACCTTGCGTGAAAATCTGGGTTTACGTCGTCCAGTTAACCGTTTTGCTGTGAAACAACAGGAGAAAACGCTGGCATTTGCGTGA
- a CDS encoding amidohydrolase family protein: MTKYSKLKSSPSAAVRANLDYPVIDTDVHTNDFTPALEDYIAHYGGVKLVDELRKAESSRLNSKSEGKDWYEQTPEERQYNRTLRSPWWARVTRNTLDLATYTLPALLYERQAEQGSDYSVLFPNNALAAAGASKENRQLLQRAINHYHADIYRKYSDRLTVVAGIPMTTPQEAIEELEFAVKTLGLKVANIPGGVKRPIKAIADKYPADQFPEIGKYASYIDFFGLDSEYDYDPFWAKAVELGVPLTTHYGSQGWTGRSSISNYMNNHIGHFGDGSQAFAKALFFGGVTRRFPQLRVGMLEGGADWGAHVYIHLVDRFSKRSLEGLQNYNPDLTNADELFELFAEYGGEITQGYSLSKEELTKSVLGSSFNRHSRSPVGSELEDFGAAGIQSIEDIRDHWVNSFFFGSESDDRTIAAAFNDKANPLGVKLNAIYSSDVGHWDVPDLTAPLAESWDLVREGVISEADFKAYVFGNPHKFYTQANPDFFKGTAVESKLPKTESQPVDKTLVAV; encoded by the coding sequence ATGACTAAATATAGCAAATTAAAAAGCTCTCCCTCCGCCGCAGTTAGAGCCAATCTGGATTATCCTGTCATTGATACTGATGTTCACACTAATGACTTTACTCCTGCCCTTGAGGATTATATTGCTCACTACGGCGGTGTGAAGCTGGTAGATGAATTACGCAAGGCTGAATCTTCTCGTCTTAATTCCAAGTCTGAAGGTAAAGACTGGTATGAACAAACTCCAGAAGAACGCCAGTATAATCGCACATTGCGATCGCCTTGGTGGGCTAGAGTTACCCGTAATACCTTAGATTTGGCTACCTACACTCTCCCTGCATTACTCTATGAACGTCAAGCAGAGCAAGGTTCAGACTATTCAGTATTATTTCCTAATAATGCCTTAGCTGCGGCTGGTGCAAGTAAGGAGAATCGGCAATTATTGCAACGGGCGATTAATCACTATCACGCCGATATTTACCGCAAATATAGCGATCGCCTGACAGTAGTAGCTGGTATCCCCATGACTACTCCCCAAGAAGCGATTGAAGAGTTAGAGTTTGCAGTCAAAACACTAGGATTGAAGGTAGCTAACATTCCTGGTGGTGTAAAAAGACCAATTAAAGCGATCGCAGATAAATACCCAGCCGATCAATTCCCTGAAATTGGCAAATATGCTTCCTACATTGACTTCTTTGGACTAGATAGTGAATACGACTATGATCCCTTCTGGGCTAAAGCCGTCGAATTAGGCGTACCTCTCACCACTCATTATGGTAGTCAAGGATGGACTGGACGCTCCTCCATCAGTAACTACATGAACAACCACATCGGTCACTTTGGTGATGGTTCACAAGCATTTGCGAAAGCCTTGTTCTTTGGTGGTGTAACTAGAAGATTCCCACAATTGCGTGTGGGGATGCTTGAAGGCGGTGCAGATTGGGGCGCTCACGTCTACATTCATTTGGTAGATCGTTTCTCCAAACGGAGTTTAGAAGGATTGCAAAACTACAATCCAGACCTCACCAACGCTGATGAGTTGTTTGAGTTATTTGCAGAGTATGGTGGAGAAATTACTCAAGGATATTCTCTCAGCAAAGAAGAGTTAACCAAGAGTGTATTGGGTTCTTCCTTCAACCGTCATAGCCGTTCACCAGTGGGTAGTGAATTGGAAGATTTTGGTGCAGCAGGGATTCAGTCAATTGAAGATATCCGCGATCACTGGGTGAACAGTTTCTTCTTTGGTTCTGAATCAGATGATCGTACTATAGCTGCGGCATTCAACGACAAAGCCAACCCATTGGGAGTCAAGCTTAACGCCATTTACTCCTCCGATGTTGGTCACTGGGATGTACCCGATCTCACCGCACCTTTAGCTGAAAGCTGGGATTTGGTCAGAGAAGGCGTAATTTCTGAAGCTGATTTCAAAGCTTATGTATTTGGCAATCCCCACAAATTCTACACCCAAGCCAACCCCGATTTCTTCAAAGGTACGGCGGTAGAATCCAAACTACCTAAAACCGAATCTCAACCAGTAGATAAGACCTTGGTAGCTGTGTAA
- a CDS encoding dienelactone hydrolase family protein, translating to MSVEKRSHDTSNGSLPYIFSSANTDKPAPLVLFLHGAKDRGTDINVLLKWGFPLFVDSSTSLPYFFVAPQLPEGQTWVDRAEDVIALLDHIIATQPVDPSSVIISGFSLGTAGAWHIASSYPGRFAGLVATSGRVPQTLEATQIAALKEISIQIFQGAKDEKLSIEGTQNIVNILHEAGAKVDFTVLPEGDHFIADEVYSNPTLQQWLVSQSLRQPAVVS from the coding sequence ATGTCAGTTGAAAAAAGATCCCACGACACCAGCAATGGTTCATTACCTTATATTTTCTCTTCTGCTAATACCGATAAACCCGCCCCTTTAGTATTATTTCTGCATGGAGCAAAAGACAGAGGAACAGATATTAATGTTTTACTAAAATGGGGTTTCCCTCTTTTCGTAGATTCATCAACATCCTTACCCTACTTCTTTGTTGCCCCTCAACTTCCTGAAGGACAGACTTGGGTAGATAGAGCAGAAGATGTAATTGCTTTACTTGATCATATCATTGCCACCCAACCCGTAGATCCATCCAGTGTGATCATATCTGGATTCAGTTTAGGAACGGCTGGAGCTTGGCATATCGCCTCTTCCTATCCAGGTCGCTTTGCCGGTTTAGTAGCCACATCAGGTCGTGTACCCCAAACATTAGAAGCAACCCAAATAGCTGCACTCAAAGAAATTTCAATCCAAATATTCCAAGGTGCAAAAGACGAAAAACTTTCAATTGAGGGTACACAAAATATTGTTAATATCCTGCATGAAGCGGGAGCAAAAGTAGATTTTACTGTATTACCTGAAGGCGATCATTTTATTGCTGATGAAGTTTACAGTAACCCAACATTGCAACAATGGCTGGTTTCACAAAGCCTTCGTCAGCCGGCTGTAGTAAGTTGA
- a CDS encoding aldo/keto reductase — MTLPNTKLGQTGLTVSRLVLGTMTFGLQTDEETSIKILDTAAEAGINFLDTADVYPLGGGLPTAGRTEEIIGRWLKGKREHFIVATKAVGKVGTAPWDQGSSRKHILDAIDASLRRLGTDYVDLYQLHSDDASTPLDETLEALDTIVRAGKVRYIGVSNFLAYRLARALGRADVRHLTRFVSIQPRYNLLFREIERELLPLAQEEGLAVIPYNPLAGGLLTGKHNLAGGPTAGTRFTLGAAAERYQERYWRDREFNTVEELRTVADLAGLSLTTLALAWVLANPIITAPIIGASCPEQLADSLKAVEVKLDDNLKQKLNDITAEYRRGDSLR, encoded by the coding sequence ATGACATTACCAAATACTAAACTCGGTCAAACCGGACTCACCGTTTCTCGACTCGTTCTCGGTACAATGACCTTCGGACTACAAACCGATGAAGAAACTTCTATAAAAATCCTCGATACCGCAGCCGAAGCAGGAATAAATTTTCTTGATACAGCCGATGTTTATCCCCTTGGTGGTGGACTACCCACTGCTGGACGCACGGAGGAAATTATTGGCCGCTGGTTAAAAGGTAAACGCGAACATTTTATTGTTGCTACTAAAGCCGTCGGTAAAGTTGGGACTGCACCTTGGGATCAAGGATCTTCACGCAAACATATTTTAGATGCCATAGATGCTTCCCTGAGACGATTGGGAACTGATTATGTTGACCTGTATCAATTGCACTCTGATGATGCTTCAACTCCCCTCGATGAAACTCTAGAAGCACTCGATACAATAGTTCGGGCTGGTAAAGTACGCTATATCGGAGTTTCCAACTTCTTAGCTTACCGATTAGCCCGCGCTTTGGGTCGTGCAGATGTGCGTCATTTGACTCGTTTTGTCTCCATCCAACCCCGCTATAATCTCTTATTCCGAGAAATTGAGCGAGAATTATTACCCTTAGCGCAAGAAGAAGGACTGGCTGTAATTCCCTACAATCCTTTAGCAGGTGGACTGCTGACAGGTAAACATAATCTTGCTGGAGGACCCACCGCAGGTACTCGTTTTACCTTGGGTGCAGCCGCAGAACGTTATCAAGAACGTTATTGGCGCGATCGCGAGTTCAATACTGTGGAGGAATTACGCACAGTCGCTGATCTCGCAGGATTATCTCTCACTACTCTAGCTTTAGCTTGGGTTTTGGCTAATCCAATTATTACAGCCCCCATTATTGGTGCTAGTTGTCCAGAACAACTTGCTGACAGTCTCAAAGCTGTGGAAGTCAAACTAGATGACAATTTGAAACAAAAATTAAACGACATCACCGCCGAATATCGTAGGGGAGATTCTCTGCGTTAG
- a CDS encoding aliphatic sulfonate ABC transporter substrate-binding protein — protein MIKRRRFLNFATSSLCGFSMAYLLGSCSDQNPEDVAKSPSSLDIKTKVLRMGYQSAGDLFRNRKVLEKRLEPLGIKVEWAQFAQGPQLMEGMRVGKIDVGSVGETPPIFAQVASSNLVYVVGTQRTATTGTSSVIAVPPESPLKKFEDIKGQEVYFQKGSASHYFILRALQSIGLTIKDIKIKSLPTVEASGAFLQGKIPVWMTNDPYYAIAEKAGRIRVLKNSVGLDSPGGYYIADRKFAKENPGLLKIIIEELHALDKWADGNRDEVAKLMITEQKLDQDVAARVISRRSFAGRRGLSPALIAEQQRVADLFFQEAVIPKKINIKEALLSPDLYAAITPPEIMV, from the coding sequence ATGATTAAACGTCGTCGTTTTCTCAATTTTGCTACATCAAGTCTATGTGGTTTTTCTATGGCATATCTGTTAGGAAGTTGTAGCGACCAAAACCCGGAGGACGTGGCAAAAAGTCCCAGTTCCTTGGATATAAAAACTAAGGTTCTCCGCATGGGTTATCAAAGTGCGGGGGATCTATTCAGAAATCGCAAAGTTTTAGAGAAACGCTTAGAGCCGTTGGGAATTAAGGTGGAATGGGCGCAATTTGCCCAAGGTCCTCAACTTATGGAAGGGATGCGTGTTGGCAAAATTGATGTGGGATCAGTGGGAGAAACACCACCAATTTTTGCCCAAGTAGCTAGTTCCAATCTTGTTTATGTGGTGGGTACACAAAGAACCGCAACTACAGGAACAAGTAGTGTTATTGCCGTACCACCGGAATCTCCACTGAAGAAGTTTGAGGATATTAAAGGGCAAGAAGTATATTTTCAAAAAGGCTCGGCATCCCACTATTTTATTCTCAGAGCTTTGCAGTCAATTGGCTTAACTATCAAGGATATTAAAATCAAAAGTCTGCCGACTGTCGAGGCATCTGGTGCTTTTCTCCAAGGTAAAATTCCCGTTTGGATGACGAATGATCCATACTATGCGATCGCTGAAAAAGCGGGTCGAATTCGTGTCCTCAAAAATTCTGTAGGGTTAGATTCTCCTGGTGGTTACTATATTGCTGATCGAAAATTTGCCAAAGAAAATCCTGGCTTACTCAAAATTATTATTGAAGAACTTCATGCTCTCGATAAATGGGCAGATGGCAATCGAGATGAAGTGGCTAAGTTGATGATCACTGAACAAAAGTTAGATCAAGATGTGGCTGCAAGAGTGATATCTCGTCGTTCTTTTGCCGGACGTAGAGGACTCAGCCCTGCACTAATCGCTGAACAGCAACGGGTGGCAGATTTGTTCTTTCAAGAGGCTGTTATTCCTAAAAAAATCAACATTAAGGAAGCCTTACTTTCACCTGATTTATATGCTGCAATCACACCACCAGAAATTATGGTTTAG
- a CDS encoding ABC transporter ATP-binding protein, with protein sequence MTKKVRLSKSFQRAPNAPNLPDTPFQFICYFVNQFRWWYVLMVSLEIIHATCGIMLPYAIGEMIRSVTRSTGDSKLIFDSLKQPLILFTSLSIGEVVFGRSAGLLQTILHPIHRQHIVRSLYAYLQQHSHRYLSSSFAGALAHRIAETSLGVTQTMQMTITEFMPVIIVYIVSTILLYRVYPPLAAFVGIWAVLFISISFWLATRCRIYARKAAGARSETTGIIVDSVTNLTSSRLFARLGFERRYLNEQLKRELKEVRKSNWYSEQIRWFQFISAAVLKIGTLYYSLSLWSQGKIATADFVVATSLSLLIISEARNLSKRFLELFEHIGNIANGVNTIIQPHEIIDRDNAINHAITKGSIEFRQVHFSYSSEKTVFTNLSVTIQPRERVGLVGFSGSGKSTFVNLILRLFDPQYGQILIDGVDIKDMSQEALHSQISLIPQDPSLFHRSLLENILYGRLEASQAELIEASRKAYADDFIAQMTEGYDSLVGERGVKLSGGQRQRIAIARVILKNAPILILDEATSSLDSITEKAIQDTLDTAMNGKTVIVVAHRLSTIAHLDRILVFNHGRIIEDGTHSQLLAKGGAYHRLWQMQAGGFLPVSTNNHPL encoded by the coding sequence ATGACTAAAAAGGTAAGACTTTCTAAATCTTTTCAACGCGCTCCCAATGCGCCAAACTTGCCAGACACTCCCTTCCAATTTATTTGTTATTTCGTTAATCAGTTCCGCTGGTGGTATGTGTTAATGGTGTCTCTGGAAATCATACACGCCACCTGTGGGATAATGTTGCCCTATGCGATTGGTGAGATGATCCGCAGTGTCACACGCTCCACAGGAGACAGCAAACTCATTTTTGATAGCTTGAAGCAACCCTTGATCCTGTTCACATCCCTGAGTATAGGTGAAGTGGTATTTGGGCGATCGGCTGGACTGTTGCAAACTATTCTCCATCCTATCCACAGACAGCATATTGTGCGATCGCTCTATGCCTATTTACAACAACATTCCCATCGTTATCTTAGCAGTAGTTTTGCTGGCGCATTAGCACATCGGATTGCGGAAACTTCCCTGGGTGTCACGCAAACCATGCAAATGACGATTACTGAATTTATGCCAGTAATTATCGTTTATATCGTCTCTACAATTTTACTCTATCGCGTCTATCCTCCTCTAGCTGCATTTGTGGGAATTTGGGCAGTTTTATTTATCAGTATTTCCTTCTGGTTAGCGACTCGTTGCCGAATTTATGCACGGAAAGCCGCAGGAGCTAGAAGTGAAACCACTGGGATTATTGTAGATTCGGTGACAAATCTCACCAGTAGCCGACTATTTGCCCGTTTGGGTTTTGAACGCCGCTATTTGAATGAACAATTAAAGCGCGAACTCAAAGAGGTAAGAAAGTCTAACTGGTATTCTGAACAAATACGCTGGTTTCAGTTTATCTCAGCAGCAGTTCTGAAAATCGGCACTTTGTATTACTCTCTTTCTCTCTGGAGTCAAGGAAAAATTGCTACGGCTGACTTTGTTGTTGCTACCAGTTTATCACTGTTAATCATTAGTGAAGCCCGCAATTTAAGCAAACGGTTTTTGGAATTGTTTGAACATATTGGTAATATCGCCAATGGTGTGAATACTATCATTCAACCCCATGAAATTATTGATCGGGACAATGCTATAAATCATGCCATCACTAAAGGTAGCATTGAGTTTCGGCAGGTGCATTTCAGCTACTCATCAGAGAAGACTGTATTCACTAATCTCTCTGTCACCATTCAACCAAGAGAGCGCGTTGGACTGGTGGGTTTTTCCGGTTCTGGGAAATCTACTTTTGTTAATCTGATTTTGCGTTTATTTGACCCTCAATATGGACAAATATTAATTGATGGGGTGGATATCAAAGATATGTCTCAGGAAGCCCTACATTCGCAAATTAGCTTGATTCCTCAAGATCCTTCTCTGTTTCACCGAAGTTTGCTGGAAAATATTCTCTATGGACGTTTAGAAGCATCACAGGCGGAATTGATAGAAGCATCACGGAAAGCTTATGCTGACGATTTTATTGCCCAAATGACGGAGGGTTATGATTCTCTGGTGGGAGAACGTGGTGTAAAATTATCTGGGGGACAAAGACAACGGATTGCGATCGCCCGCGTTATCCTCAAAAATGCACCGATCTTAATCTTAGATGAAGCCACTTCTAGCCTTGATTCCATTACCGAAAAAGCGATTCAAGATACTTTAGACACAGCAATGAATGGAAAAACGGTAATTGTGGTGGCACATCGTTTATCTACTATCGCACATTTAGACAGGATTTTGGTGTTTAATCACGGTCGCATTATTGAAGATGGTACACACTCTCAATTATTGGCTAAGGGTGGCGCTTATCACAGATTATGGCAAATGCAAGCCGGTGGATTTCTGCCAGTATCAACTAATAATCATCCTCTGTAG
- a CDS encoding type II toxin-antitoxin system RelE family toxin: MTDSFLIEIRLTPEFRRRLRILAKKYRQIQVDLQPILEMLQMGEFPGDQIPGTGFTVMKVRVKNSDSQKGKSGGYRLIYWIANTTLVVLLDIYSKSDQSNIEVSEICQIINNFDTLPTEDDY; this comes from the coding sequence TTGACTGATTCTTTTTTAATCGAAATTAGATTAACACCTGAATTTAGGCGGAGACTGAGAATTTTAGCCAAAAAATACCGCCAAATTCAAGTGGATCTCCAGCCGATTTTAGAAATGTTACAGATGGGAGAATTTCCAGGTGATCAAATTCCTGGAACTGGGTTCACAGTCATGAAAGTGCGGGTTAAAAATAGTGATAGTCAAAAAGGTAAAAGTGGAGGTTATCGTTTAATATACTGGATTGCAAATACTACATTAGTTGTTTTACTGGACATTTACTCAAAATCAGATCAAAGTAATATTGAAGTGTCTGAAATTTGCCAAATTATTAATAATTTTGATACATTACCTACAGAGGATGATTATTAG
- a CDS encoding IS1 family transposase (programmed frameshift), protein MSISRPTCPNCGSQHIVKNGKIHNQKPKYQCQNCKRQFIENPTNKVISKDTIELIDRLLLEKIPLAGIARAARVSETWLQKYVNNKYAQIPTQVNVSAKPRGKLTIECDEAWSFVGHKGNKQWIWLALDKKTREIVGVYIGDRSEDGARGLWNSLPPVYRQCAVCYTDFWAAYAQVIPSKRHQAVGKESGKTNHIERFNNTMRQRISRLVRKTLSFSKKLDNHIGAIWYFIHHYNSCCSA, encoded by the exons ATGTCAATCTCCAGACCTACTTGCCCCAATTGTGGTTCTCAACACATTGTCAAAAATGGGAAGATTCATAATCAAAAACCAAAATACCAGTGTCAAAACTGCAAAAGACAGTTTATAGAAAATCCCACTAATAAAGTTATTAGCAAAGATACTATAGAACTGATTGATAGACTTTTACTTGAGAAAATACCTCTCGCAGGTATTGCTCGTGCTGCTCGTGTTTCAGAGACTTGGTTGCAAAAATATGTGAATAATAAATATGCCCAGATTCCGACTCAGGTAAATGTTTCAGCCAAACCAAGAGGTAAATTGACTATTGAGTGTGATGAGGCTTGGTCATTTGTAGGTCATAAGGGTAATAAGCAATGGATTTGGTTAGCTTTGGATA AAAAAACTAGAGAAATAGTTGGAGTTTACATAGGCGACCGCAGTGAAGATGGCGCTAGGGGATTATGGAATTCTCTACCACCAGTTTATCGTCAATGTGCTGTTTGCTATACAGATTTTTGGGCAGCTTACGCACAAGTTATTCCTAGCAAACGTCATCAGGCAGTAGGGAAAGAAAGTGGCAAGACTAACCATATTGAACGCTTTAATAATACAATGCGTCAAAGAATTTCTCGTTTGGTTAGAAAGACTTTATCCTTCTCTAAAAAGTTAGATAATCATATTGGTGCTATCTGGTATTTTATTCATCATTATAATTCTTGTTGTAGCGCCTAA